One window of Dyadobacter sandarakinus genomic DNA carries:
- a CDS encoding efflux RND transporter permease subunit, translating into MKFSEYKTLGFTNWCVENRTTIYIFTFIITLAGFMVYNNLPKEQFPDIKIPQIYINTVYFGTAPADIENTINKPIEKQLKSLNGVKKIKSNALQDVSVILVEFTPDVQVEVALQRVRDAIDKAKTDLPQNLDSGPTAQDVNFSEFPIMNVNIAGNYSLKQLKQYAEDLQDGIEALPEITRVDILGALNREIQINVNLDRMKASGLTFFDVQTAVQGENINVSGGELNVEGVRRTLRVKGEYTNVDDMGNIRIRTSTGATVRLGDVAEVTDSFEEQQDFARLANKSVITLNVIKRSGENLVEAADKIENVIAEYKEDRFPQGLDVKITADQSIQTRADLHDLINTVVLGFIFVVMVLMFFMGVRDAIFVGLSVPLSALVAFVMMPIIGPMVGTEFTLNTIVLFAFLLGIGLVVDDAIVVIENTHRLFNMHKDWTIQQAVKAAAGEVFIPVLSGTLTTIAPFFPLLFWTGIVGEFMKFMPLTLIITLGASLFVAYVMNPVFAVSFMGRHDDEKEAHDTSLKSIRRPLIILAVAALLGYLVDRGLGNFFIFILLLYIFNHYVLTPRILVPFQDKLLPALKNNYRKLIDWLLRGWRPVVAIVVMVLMLVCTFVLTGIVQPKVLFFPSGDPDYVYVYNKMPIGTDARVTDSVTKVIEKKVFDVLEKEKAMDMVNSVIANVGKNAGDPYNPDRAATPHKSKVTVAFVYGTERGGRSSEDILRKIRAAVVGIPGAEISVEREAVGPPTGKPISIEISGDDFTVLQKLEKTVLQRVAQSGIEGIDQLRSDLVTNKPEIVIDIDREKAQREGISSQQIALAVRTALFGLEVSKFRDDKDEYPIMVRLEKDDREQIEKLLSLNVVYRDMVMGGALRQVPITSVANIHYSTTFSQINRQDQQRIVTLGSDVLPGYNANEIVAQIQTLIEDMEVPNGYTIKMGGEQEEQNESMAFLGTAFGAAILLIYLILATQFNSVVKPFIIFFTILLSLIGVLLGFIVFDKDFSVIMSGVGIIALAGIVVKNGILLIEFIEELRGRGYPMREAIIEGGAIRLTPVLLTASAAVLGLVPLALGITVDFVGLFRNLEPDLVVGGPSSVFWNILAWTIIFGLTFSTLLTLIIVPCMYYVNERVRDKWFRKSAPEVVNPNWQSETI; encoded by the coding sequence ATGAAATTTAGCGAATATAAAACCCTGGGCTTCACCAACTGGTGCGTTGAAAACCGGACGACGATTTACATCTTCACGTTCATTATCACGCTTGCCGGGTTTATGGTGTACAATAACCTGCCCAAAGAACAATTTCCGGATATCAAGATCCCCCAGATTTATATCAATACGGTATACTTCGGTACGGCGCCTGCAGACATCGAAAATACGATTAACAAGCCCATTGAAAAACAGCTGAAATCGCTGAACGGGGTGAAAAAGATTAAGTCCAATGCATTGCAGGACGTATCGGTGATCCTGGTGGAATTCACACCCGACGTACAGGTGGAGGTAGCATTGCAGCGTGTCAGGGATGCCATTGACAAAGCCAAAACCGACCTGCCGCAAAACCTGGATTCCGGCCCTACTGCCCAGGATGTGAACTTCTCGGAGTTTCCGATCATGAACGTAAACATCGCTGGTAACTATTCCCTGAAACAGCTTAAGCAATACGCGGAAGACCTTCAGGACGGCATTGAAGCCCTGCCTGAAATCACCCGAGTAGACATTCTCGGCGCATTGAACCGCGAGATCCAGATCAATGTCAACCTGGACCGGATGAAGGCGTCGGGACTTACGTTTTTTGATGTACAAACGGCGGTACAAGGCGAAAACATCAACGTGTCAGGCGGTGAACTGAATGTGGAAGGTGTACGCCGTACCTTGCGGGTAAAGGGTGAGTATACCAATGTAGACGATATGGGCAACATTCGCATTCGTACTTCTACGGGTGCTACGGTTCGCCTGGGTGACGTCGCTGAGGTAACCGACAGCTTTGAGGAGCAGCAGGACTTTGCGCGGCTGGCCAACAAATCCGTTATTACGCTGAACGTTATCAAGCGTTCGGGAGAAAACCTGGTAGAAGCAGCAGACAAGATCGAGAATGTAATTGCAGAATATAAGGAAGACCGTTTTCCGCAGGGACTTGATGTAAAAATTACAGCAGATCAATCCATACAGACACGGGCAGACCTGCACGATCTGATCAATACGGTGGTACTCGGCTTTATCTTTGTGGTAATGGTACTGATGTTCTTCATGGGTGTGCGCGACGCGATCTTTGTAGGGCTTTCGGTTCCGCTGTCTGCACTGGTAGCATTTGTGATGATGCCAATCATCGGACCTATGGTTGGTACTGAATTTACCCTGAACACCATTGTACTGTTTGCCTTTTTGCTGGGAATCGGGCTGGTGGTGGACGACGCGATTGTGGTGATCGAAAATACCCACCGGCTCTTCAACATGCACAAGGACTGGACCATCCAGCAGGCGGTAAAGGCAGCCGCCGGGGAAGTGTTTATCCCGGTACTTTCAGGTACGCTTACGACCATTGCACCGTTTTTTCCACTGCTTTTCTGGACCGGGATTGTGGGGGAATTTATGAAGTTCATGCCGCTCACGCTCATTATCACGCTGGGAGCCTCGCTGTTTGTGGCTTATGTCATGAACCCGGTTTTTGCCGTATCGTTTATGGGACGGCATGACGACGAAAAGGAAGCGCACGATACCAGCCTGAAATCCATCCGCCGCCCGCTGATCATTCTGGCAGTAGCCGCATTGCTGGGCTACCTCGTGGATCGTGGACTGGGTAACTTCTTCATTTTCATTCTGCTCCTGTACATTTTCAACCATTATGTATTGACGCCAAGAATCCTTGTGCCTTTTCAGGACAAACTTTTACCCGCATTGAAAAATAATTACCGCAAGCTTATCGACTGGCTGCTGAGAGGCTGGCGGCCGGTAGTAGCGATCGTGGTGATGGTCCTGATGCTGGTTTGCACCTTTGTACTGACAGGGATCGTACAACCCAAGGTATTGTTCTTCCCCAGCGGCGATCCCGACTATGTGTATGTTTATAATAAAATGCCCATCGGTACTGACGCCCGGGTGACAGACTCGGTAACGAAAGTGATTGAAAAGAAGGTTTTTGATGTGCTGGAAAAAGAAAAGGCCATGGATATGGTAAACTCAGTGATTGCTAACGTGGGCAAAAACGCGGGTGATCCGTATAACCCTGACCGTGCTGCAACACCACACAAATCCAAAGTAACTGTTGCCTTTGTATATGGTACCGAAAGAGGCGGGCGCTCGTCCGAAGACATTCTGAGGAAAATACGTGCGGCCGTAGTAGGCATTCCCGGCGCTGAGATTTCCGTTGAACGGGAAGCAGTAGGCCCTCCGACCGGTAAGCCCATCTCCATTGAAATTTCCGGGGACGATTTCACCGTACTGCAGAAGCTTGAAAAAACAGTACTGCAGCGTGTGGCACAGTCAGGTATCGAAGGTATTGATCAGCTCCGGTCCGACCTCGTTACCAACAAGCCTGAGATCGTTATTGATATAGACCGGGAAAAGGCGCAGCGTGAAGGGATCAGCTCGCAGCAAATTGCGTTGGCAGTACGTACGGCCTTGTTTGGTCTGGAAGTTTCCAAGTTCCGCGATGATAAGGACGAGTACCCGATTATGGTCCGGCTGGAAAAGGATGACCGTGAACAAATTGAAAAACTGCTGAGCCTGAATGTGGTGTACCGCGACATGGTGATGGGAGGTGCATTGCGCCAGGTGCCCATCACTTCTGTGGCCAACATTCATTACTCTACGACATTCAGCCAGATCAACCGCCAGGATCAGCAACGTATAGTGACCCTCGGATCGGACGTACTGCCCGGCTATAATGCCAATGAAATCGTGGCGCAAATCCAGACCCTGATCGAGGATATGGAGGTTCCGAATGGTTATACGATTAAAATGGGCGGTGAGCAGGAGGAGCAGAATGAATCTATGGCATTCCTGGGCACCGCTTTCGGTGCGGCTATCCTGCTGATTTACCTGATCCTGGCCACGCAGTTCAACTCGGTTGTCAAACCATTCATTATCTTCTTTACCATCCTGCTTTCGCTGATTGGCGTGTTACTGGGCTTCATTGTTTTCGACAAAGACTTTTCGGTCATCATGTCGGGTGTGGGGATCATTGCGCTGGCGGGGATCGTGGTAAAAAATGGTATTCTCCTCATTGAGTTCATTGAAGAGCTCCGCGGCCGGGGATATCCGATGCGGGAAGCTATTATTGAAGGGGGAGCGATCAGGCTCACGCCGGTACTTCTGACGGCTTCGGCTGCGGTACTGGGACTGGTACCCCTGGCGCTTGGTATTACGGTGGACTTTGTAGGTCTGTTCCGCAACCTCGAACCAGACCTGGTTGTAGGAGGACCGAGCTCTGTTTTCTGGAACATTCTGGCCTGGACCATCATTTTCGGGCTAACATTCTCGACTTTGCTGACATTGATTATAGTACCCTGCATGTACTATGTCAACGAGCGAGTACGTGACAAATGGTTCAGAAAGAGCGCTCCGGAGGTTGTAAACCCCAATTGGCAGAGTGAAACGATATAA
- a CDS encoding ABC transporter permease → MIKNYLKIAWRNLIGNKSYSAINIGGLAMGMTIAMLIGLWIYDELSFNKYHTHYKHIARIMQQQTLDGQLNTGDNVPAPLFESLQTDFGKDFDRVVITSWLQQYTLTYKTSSFTRPGNFMSFGAAEMLSLQLLSGSALGLKDPATVLLSESVAKAIFRNADPVDKMIKINDDLDVKVVGVYKDIPYNSEFHELGFIAPFDLYTASTDWVKEAVKNRDWESSSFQIFVQLSKNRDSDMLSTKIRDLKLRKVDEAGRKFKPQIILVPMSRWHLYSEWLNGQNTTGRIDYVWLFGTIGIFVLLLACINFMNLSTARSQKRAREVGIRKAIGSVRMQLVSQFFSESFLVVFPAFLISLVLTWLLLPTFNEIAEKKMSFPWLSPVFWGWGLLFTLLTGFIAGSYPAFYLSSFQPIKALKGRWVSSGLRAALPRKVLLVIQFTVSITLIIGTVVVYKQILHAKDRATGYNRQGLVTMLVTNEGVHTHFDAVLDDLLKMGTVTSMAESAAPLTEVFSANVGFNWKAKDPGLQSEFATIGISHDFGKTVGWDFVAGRDFNKAFATDSAGFVINKAAAQFMGLGKKDLNDAIGETVTWDGRSFKIIGVIEDMVMESPYEPVRKSIFFIHPKGGRFITVRLNPSTRTSQALGQLETVFKKHSPDSPFNYKFVDQDYAAKFASEEKISSLAAVFTGLAIFISCLGLFGMASFMAEQRTKEVGIRKVLGASVISIWRLLCADFVVLIILSCLLATPAAWLIMDRWLEKYSYHTQVSWWIFALTSIGTLAIALTTVSFQAIKAALLNPVKSLRSE, encoded by the coding sequence ATGATCAAAAACTATCTCAAAATTGCCTGGCGTAATCTGATTGGCAATAAGTCCTATTCTGCCATTAACATTGGTGGGCTTGCAATGGGTATGACAATAGCCATGCTAATAGGTCTATGGATTTATGATGAGCTTTCTTTCAATAAATACCACACCCACTACAAGCATATTGCTCGCATCATGCAGCAGCAGACCTTAGATGGTCAGTTAAATACGGGAGATAACGTCCCAGCCCCACTTTTTGAATCGCTGCAAACCGACTTTGGCAAAGACTTTGACCGTGTGGTAATTACTTCATGGCTACAACAATATACACTTACCTACAAAACGTCGAGCTTTACAAGGCCAGGCAACTTCATGTCTTTTGGTGCCGCCGAAATGCTCTCCTTACAATTGCTTAGTGGAAGCGCATTGGGCTTAAAAGATCCAGCCACAGTCCTGCTATCCGAATCCGTAGCCAAAGCAATCTTTAGGAATGCTGATCCTGTGGACAAAATGATCAAAATCAATGATGATCTTGATGTTAAAGTAGTTGGCGTTTACAAAGACATTCCTTACAACTCTGAATTTCACGAGCTCGGTTTTATCGCCCCGTTCGATTTGTATACCGCATCTACGGATTGGGTAAAAGAAGCCGTTAAAAACAGAGATTGGGAAAGCAGTTCATTTCAGATTTTTGTACAGCTTTCCAAGAACAGGGATTCGGACATGCTTTCCACAAAGATCAGGGACCTGAAACTGCGCAAAGTGGATGAAGCAGGACGGAAATTCAAGCCCCAAATTATATTGGTGCCTATGAGTCGCTGGCATCTATATTCTGAATGGCTCAACGGACAAAACACAACCGGTAGGATTGATTATGTCTGGTTATTTGGGACTATTGGCATATTTGTACTGCTATTGGCTTGTATCAATTTCATGAACCTGAGTACTGCGCGGTCGCAGAAACGGGCCCGGGAAGTAGGAATAAGAAAAGCCATAGGCTCGGTGCGGATGCAGCTGGTAAGCCAGTTTTTTAGTGAGTCGTTCCTGGTTGTCTTCCCGGCATTTCTAATCTCGCTGGTCCTGACATGGCTTCTACTGCCCACATTCAATGAGATTGCTGAAAAGAAAATGAGCTTTCCCTGGCTGAGCCCTGTTTTCTGGGGTTGGGGGCTGCTATTTACCCTGCTGACCGGCTTTATTGCAGGCAGTTATCCAGCATTTTATTTGTCCTCTTTCCAGCCGATTAAAGCATTGAAAGGTAGATGGGTTTCTTCAGGCCTGCGTGCGGCACTTCCACGAAAAGTGCTGCTGGTCATACAGTTCACGGTCTCCATTACACTTATCATCGGCACTGTCGTTGTTTACAAGCAGATCCTGCACGCCAAAGATCGGGCCACCGGATATAACAGGCAAGGCTTAGTCACCATGCTGGTCACTAACGAAGGTGTTCATACGCACTTTGACGCTGTGTTGGATGATCTGTTGAAAATGGGCACTGTAACATCGATGGCAGAATCGGCAGCTCCGCTCACAGAAGTATTTTCTGCCAATGTAGGTTTCAATTGGAAAGCCAAAGACCCAGGATTGCAATCTGAGTTTGCAACCATTGGGATATCCCATGATTTTGGCAAAACAGTCGGATGGGATTTTGTAGCTGGCCGGGATTTTAACAAGGCTTTTGCCACGGATTCTGCTGGGTTTGTAATCAACAAGGCGGCCGCCCAATTCATGGGTTTAGGGAAAAAGGACTTAAATGATGCTATCGGTGAAACTGTAACCTGGGATGGACGGTCATTTAAGATCATCGGAGTGATTGAAGATATGGTGATGGAATCGCCTTATGAGCCAGTTCGAAAATCCATTTTCTTCATCCACCCGAAGGGAGGGCGGTTCATAACAGTGCGGCTTAACCCTTCAACGCGTACCAGCCAAGCCTTAGGACAATTGGAAACTGTTTTCAAAAAGCATAGTCCTGATTCACCCTTCAATTATAAGTTTGTTGATCAGGACTATGCAGCCAAGTTTGCCTCAGAGGAAAAGATCAGTAGCTTGGCGGCAGTATTTACGGGCTTGGCGATCTTCATTAGTTGTCTTGGACTTTTTGGAATGGCATCTTTTATGGCAGAACAACGAACGAAAGAGGTCGGTATCAGAAAAGTGCTAGGAGCATCCGTCATCAGCATATGGCGGCTGCTATGCGCTGATTTTGTGGTTCTGATAATACTGTCTTGTCTATTGGCAACACCCGCCGCATGGTTGATAATGGATCGCTGGTTGGAAAAATATAGTTACCATACACAAGTTTCCTGGTGGATATTTGCGCTTACAAGCATAGGAACGCTTGCAATCGCCCTTACCACTGTCAGCTTCCAGGCTATTAAGGCAGCACTGCTAAATCCAGTGAAAAGCTTGCGTAGTGAATAG